In Desulfovibrio sp., the sequence CGCTCTGGCCCTTGCGTTGGGTCTTACTCTTGGCGCGGCTTTGGCCAAGGACGTGTCGCCTGTGGGGGAAAAGATCGCCGTGGACGGGAAAGGCCACGCCATCTACCAGGTCGAGGCCAACGGGATCAAGATAGGGTACAAATTGATCGGTTCCGGGGAGCCGCTTTTGCTGCTCACCGGGCTTGGCTGCACCATGGACCGCTGGACCCCCGAGTTCATCGACGCGGCCTCCGCCAAATACCAGCTGATCATCATGGACAACCGCGGGATGGGGTACACCACGGACAACGGGCTGGATTTCAATTACAAGCTTTTCGCCAAGGACGTGATCAGCCTGCTTGATTCTCTTGGAGTGAGCAAAACCAATGTGCTGGGGTATTCCCAGTCGAGCGTCACCACCCAGAATCTGCTTCTCGACTATCCGGACAGGGTGGGCAAGGCGGTCATCCATGCCACGTCGACCGATGGAAAAGCCGTGGCCGCCGCATTTAAGAGCGGACCCCTGCCAGACAACCCGACCATCAAGAAGCAGATCCAGGCGGCAATGGGTTGGGAGGCCCCCCTGGACAGGGTGGCGCTTATCACGAACCAGGTGATGCTGCTGGTGGGCACCGCGGACACCATCGTGGGCACGCAGAGCTCGAAGACCCTGGCCGGCCTTATCCCCGGCGCCTGGCTTGTCCAGTTCAAAAACGGGACCCATCACCTCCAGTTCGAGGCCCCGGCCGAATTTGCCCGCATCGTCCTGACTTTTCTTGAGATGAACGAAACCGTACCGGCGCCTGCCAAATAACAGTTCCGCTGGAGCGCGGGAGCGTTGCCCGAATCCTTGCGCCCAGGTTCGAGAACTGCGCGGCGTTTCCGCCGACATGGCTAAAAAGGTATCGCACACTTGCCGTGTGCGTTTACCGCCTGAATTCACGCGATAATTATGGCGATCACGCCTGACGCCGTAAGCCGGTCGTAACAGCCGGAATCCCTAGCAAATCCATCCCCCGAGTCGTCCGCTTCACGTACTGTTTTCCTTTCGTGGGAAGGTGAGCAAACCTCTTGACAGTAACACGAGTCACGAATAAATGCTACGCGCATACGAAATCCTCAGGAGGCAGCATGTTCCCGCGTTCGGTTTTCTTCACCCTGGCAGCGCTTGTAGCCCTCGTCGCCTTGACGGCAAATCCGGCTCTGGCCCACGAATTCATCGTCAAACCGGGCAAGACCGTGGTCAAGGCCGGGGAGAGCGTTCCCGTTTCGGTTGTGTCTTCCCACGCGTTCATGGTGAGCGAGGAGCTTGAGGACGCCGCCGATGTGAAGGTGTCGGCAATGGATTCCACGGGAGCCAGGGACGTGGCCCTCACCGCTGACCCCAAAACGTTCACCTACGACGGCAAGGCCAGTTTCACGAAACCCGGCTACGCCATGCTGGTGGGCCACCGCCTGCCGCAGGTCTGGAGCAAGACCCCGGACGGCATGCAAAAGGGCGGCAAGGACAAATACCCCGGCGCCACCTTTGCCAACGCGTACGAGAAGTTCTGCAAGACCCTGCTGGTGGTGGACAAGCCCGACGAGGGCTGGAAGAAGCCCGCCGGACAAAAGCTTGAGATCATGCCCCTGTCCGACCCCGCAGGCTACAAGGCCGGCCAGGAAACCGCCTTCCAGATCATCTACGACGGCCAGCCCCTGTCCACCGAGGTTTTCGCCACCTGCGACGGCTACACCAAGGCCGAGAACTCCTACGGCTGGTACACCGAAACCAGCGACAAGGGCGTGGCCCAGGTGAAGTTCATGCAGAAGGGATTGTGGATGGTGCGTGTGCAGCACAAGGTGCCCGGCAAGGACGGCGTAAAGGAGCACGTGATGCGCTCCGTGCTGGTATTTTCGGTCAATTAGCCAGGACGAATGATGATGACGAACACTCTCCTTGGACAGGGCGTTTCCGGAGCGCGCTTGCAGGAATCGGGTTCCGGCCAGGCCTGCCCGAGGGGGTTCGCCCCGGGCGTCCGCACTGGCCGCGGACGCCCGGCAATCGATGTTCGCATACGCCTCGTAAGCCTCGCGGTTGTGTTGGTTGCGGCCTGGGCGCTCCCCCCAAGCGCCCGGGCCCATGGCACGGGCTCGCGCTGGCTTGACGGCGGCCAGCGGGCATTGGCGGTGTATTTTCACTATTCAGGGGGCGAACCCATGGCCTGGAACAAGGTGAAGGTCTTTGGCCCCGGGGATGAGAAAACGGAATTCGTGGCCGCCAGGACCGACCGCAACGGCAGGTTCGCCTTCCTGCCCGACCGGCCGGGACTCTGGCGTGTGGAGGTCGCGGACGACGAAGGGCACAAGGCCGTGGCCGAGACCGATTACCACCCGGCCTCCCCACCGGCTTCCCAGGCGGCTCCATCCGAGGCGGCCGCGCCGGGAACCGGCCCGGCGTCCGGGAACGCATTGCCCGACAACGCGCGGCTCGGGCCGCTCTGGCTGCGGATCCTCTTGGGGGTGAGCCTTACGCTGAACCTCTTCGTTGGCGCGGCGTTTCTGAAGCGAAAACCCTGATGAAGGGTTCGCGCCTTTGCCCGCATTGGGCTTGGCCGCTTTGCGCCTCTGGCACAGCCACACGGCAAGATGCGGTGGATGGCGCCCGGCAATAACGGGGATTCAGGCGCGGTACGCGTTGAGAGGGATGGTCGGAGTGATGAACAAGCTGGAGGACTGTTTCGGGATTGGCAGCGTTACCGCGAGTTCGGGGAACTATTTCTCGTCATGCAGCAGGCAATACCGGGACACTCTGTTTTTTCCTTTGCATTTGCCGTGGTACATGGCCTGGTCCGCCGAGTTGAGCAGGTCATCCGCCGTCCAGTCTCCATGGTACTCGGCCACGCCTATGGAAACCGTGAACCGGACGATGGTGTCGGTCAGCTTGCCGCCTACCCTCGACCGGAACTCGTAGTTCTGCACGGCATACCGGATGGCGTCCGCATGGTTCTCCGCCTCGTCTCCGGTGAGCGGGCACACCAGAACGAGCTCGTCCCCGCCGTAGCGCGCCGCGAAGAAGCCGTTCTTGGAAGCTATGTCCGTGAGTATCTTTGCCAGGGTCCTCAGCACGTCATCCCCCACAGGATGGCCGTAAACATCGTTCACTGTCTTCTTGAAATCATCAATGTCGATCATGAGCAGTGAAAGGGGCGTGTTCTTGGACTTTGACTTCTTGATCGCCTTGGTAAGGTAGTTGTCGAGTGATCTGCGATTGTGCAGCGTGTTCAGCATGGGGTCGATATTGATGAGCTGCTCGAACTTTCTGGCCTCCCGTTCCCATTTTTTTGCTTCGTCCCTGTAGTGCTGGAGCATTGTTGTCACAAGGTCGCGCAGTTTTAGAATAATGGAATTGGCGTCATCTTTTGATGCCATGAGGCTCAGAACATCGCGTTCAAACTCAGTGACTATCTTGTCTCTGCCGGTGCTCGTGGACAAAGAATTGGAAATGAAATCCGATATGGATTCGGCCAGGGAATGGGAGCTGCTTTTGTACAATGCGAGCTGCGATTTCAAGGAATGCATTCTCACATTGTCTGCAACAATGTCTTCAACCCCGTGTATTATTTTATAAAAGCCATTTGTTGAGGAATCCTTAGCAGCAATGCCGTTAAAGACAACCTGCTGAGCCTGTTTCTTCTGGTCCTGGTTCAGAATTGAAAACGATGTGACGATATTTCTTGCGAACAATACGACAGCCAGCCAGCTTGTGGTGTCTGTATAGCCAAGTTTCTGCAATTCTTCGCAGAGCTTGGATGTTTCATTTGAAACAAAGTTATTGTGTCCGGACACTAGAGACTCCTGAGATATACACATCATCTGCCAATCAGGCGGGTAAGAGCCCGCGAAGAAAACGGCAAAAGCGAATTCGGATTCTTTATCACATTCTATACTGATTCGTATCGCTTATTCGGGCTGGCACAGGAAGTTTCTCGTAACCCTCCCTTTTGGTGATGATATGATGCGTGCACGCGACCGCCTTTTCGGTCGAGTTCTTTCCGCACACAACGGCATGCGGCGATAGCGACTGGCGTGTCGGGTTACGCCGGTTCAATCGCGATCGATCGGAAATTCCAGGCGAAACCGGGTGCCACCGTCCGATTCCACCGCAAGCGTTCCGTGCAGCTGGTTGGCCAGCAGGGTGACGATCTGCAGCCCCAGCGTGGACTGCCCGTCGAGAGAAAAGTCCCCGGGCAGGCCCTTGCCGTTGTCGGCGATGGTGAAGGCCACGTTCTGGCCGTTCCTGACGGCGCTTATGGTAATGGTGCCTTTCTGGACGCCGTTGAAGGCGTGCTTGAAGGCGTTGGTGGCCAGCTCGTTGGCGATGAGGCCAAACGGGATGGCCTGGTCCAGGGAAAGCGCGATGGAGGCGATGGCAAGCTCCATGGTGATGTCCCGTTTGCCTTTGTAGCCGATGGCCAGGCGCCGCAGGAGCTCGCCCAGGTAGGGGGCCATGTCGATTCCGCCAAGATTGTCCGACCGGTGGAGCTGGTCGTGGACCAGGGCCATGGACATCACCCGCCCCTGGCAGTCCAGAAGGATTCGCTGAGCCTCGGGGTTCTCGATCCCTTTTTCCTGGAGGCTCAAAAGGCTCGAGATGATCTGGAGGTTGTTCTTCACCCGGTGGTGGATCTCCTTGAGCAACACCTCCTTTTCCCGGAGCGAGGCCATGAGCGCTATCTCGGCCGTCTTCACCTGGGTGATGTTCGTGATCAGCGAATAGAAGCCCAGAACCGCGCCATCGGCAACGTCCGGGATGTATTGCACGAAGGAGTGGCGGATGGAGTGCCCGTCTGGGTTTTTGGCGGCGCGCTCGAAGGCCTGGGCTGTCCCGGCCAGCACACCCTGTATGTAGGGCTGGTTGCTGGTGAAGGATTCTTCGCCAATGACGTCTCGCAGGTGCATGCCGTCGATCGTGTCGGCGTTTATTCCGAACCATTGCAGGTAGGTCTGGTTGGCGAATCCGTTGCGGAGGTTCGCGTCCCAGTAGGAGATCATGGCGGGCAGGCTGTTGAGCGTGGCCCGAAGCTTGCTTTCGCTCTTCTTGAGTTTCTCCTCCAAAAGCTTTGCCTCGGTGATGTCCTGGAAGATGGTGACGAACCGGCCCTTGTCCGGGGAGAAGGCGGAAATGCGGAAATGCTTGTTAAGGGGCGGGAAGTAGGTTTCGAACCACTCCGGCTCCGCACCCTCGGCCACCCTGGCATAGATGTCGAGATAGGGCGGGGCGTCCGAGCCGTACACCAGCGAGGCCAAGGCTCCCACCGCCTTCGAGCGGTCTATGCCCGTTTGGCGCTCGAAGCTTCGGTTCACGTCCAGGATTCTGTAGTCCACGGCCTTACCAGGGGCTTCGTAGACCATTTCGTGGACCGCGGCCCCCTCGGTCATGGACTCGAAGAGGGTGCGGAATTTGCGCTCGCTTTCGCGCAAGGCCTCTTCGGCCATCCTCTGGACGCTGGTGTCGGAAAAGAGGGTGACCACGAGCCCGGAGGGGAGCCTGAAGACGTAGTTTTCCGCGCTGTGGGTGAGGCGGTTGTCCGAGTAGATGTTAAGGGGCAGGTGTTCCGGCTCCCCCGTGGAGTGGACGCGCCGCATCGCTTCCAGCAGTCCGAACTGCCTGACGCTCGGAAACACATCCGTGACGCGCCTGCCTGCCACATCATTCAGGGTGACATTGCCCAAGGCCTGGCCAGCCCGGTTGAGTGACACGAACACGAAGTCCTGCCCCTGGTCCACGGGCCGGTAGATGGCCAGGCCCTCCTGCATGTTGTCGAAGAGCTGCCGGAAACGCTCCTCGCTCTCCTTTATGGCCTCGACCTGCCTGCCCACCAGCTTCCTGCCCAGGAGCCTGGCGATGATCATGGCCAGAAGCGCGGCCCCGGCCATCAGGGCCAGGTTCGCCATGAGCGTCTTGTCGGCCTGTCTGTAGATCACGGACAGGGGAATGTTCAGAAGCACCACCATGTAGGGCGGTTCGCTTTCGAGCAGCCTGAGCTTGCTGAAATAGAACAGAACGGTGGTGCCGTCGTAGCGGGTGGCGATGAACGAACCGGATTCCTCTTTGGACTCCACGATGGTGCGCCAGTTCTCGGCCACGATGGGCTGGCCGATGGGCGGCGGATCGGACCCTTTTGCCAGGGCCAGCAGCCGGACGCCGCCCCGGTCCATGAGGGTCAGGCGGCTGTCGGCGGGCAGCGTGAGCTGGGCAAAAAACGGATGGTACTTGCCAAGGTCGTAGGTGACCAGCACCACGCCCAGAAGCCGGGAATTCTCATCCAGAACCGGGGTGGAGAACTGCATCACCGGCACCTTGGCGATCCGGCTGACCATGAAGTCGCCGGCGCTGAAACTCTTGGTGCGAACGGCGTCCCTAAACGAGGTGCGGTCCGACAGGTCGAGGTCGTTCGAGGCTGGCAGGGCCGACGCCTGCACCTTCCCCGTGGCATCCAGGAGCACGATGTTGGCCAGGGCTTTATTCTCGTGCAAGAGGTGAGCGAACAGGTTCGAGCAATCCAGGGCATCGAAGTGCCGGACCTGGGGCAGGGCGGCCAGGGTATGACCAAGGGTTCTGGCCAGGTGCGTCTTCTCGGATTGCAGGGTGGCGATGCTCTCGGTCAGGTTGTCGAGCCGGTTGCGCGCTTCCGAGAGCACCTGCTCGCGCAAGGTGAACCCGTTGTAGAGGATGATCGACAGAGCGGGAAGGATGGCGCAGGCCACCACGGCGTACAGGCTTGTATTGACCGAGAGCCAGCTTTTCGGCCCTTCAACTGAGACCTCCCCATTACCCGTAACTCTCTCGCTCATGCCTGTCCTTTGGGTCGAATGCCTGCCGGGTGCGACGGCACCAGTACACTCATCCTATGCCCCAGGTGCGTGAACGGGTCAATGGAAACGGGCGGATGTGATTGCCATTCGTACCGGCACGTGACGGCTTGCACTGCGCGGTACAGCTAAGACGCATCCGTCCTTCGGATCTTTTTCGTTCCCCTACTTTCTCATCCCCCTGTTTATGTGCTA encodes:
- a CDS encoding DUF4198 domain-containing protein translates to MFPRSVFFTLAALVALVALTANPALAHEFIVKPGKTVVKAGESVPVSVVSSHAFMVSEELEDAADVKVSAMDSTGARDVALTADPKTFTYDGKASFTKPGYAMLVGHRLPQVWSKTPDGMQKGGKDKYPGATFANAYEKFCKTLLVVDKPDEGWKKPAGQKLEIMPLSDPAGYKAGQETAFQIIYDGQPLSTEVFATCDGYTKAENSYGWYTETSDKGVAQVKFMQKGLWMVRVQHKVPGKDGVKEHVMRSVLVFSVN
- a CDS encoding alpha/beta hydrolase, producing the protein MIHASMFYTGVRVVCALALALGLTLGAALAKDVSPVGEKIAVDGKGHAIYQVEANGIKIGYKLIGSGEPLLLLTGLGCTMDRWTPEFIDAASAKYQLIIMDNRGMGYTTDNGLDFNYKLFAKDVISLLDSLGVSKTNVLGYSQSSVTTQNLLLDYPDRVGKAVIHATSTDGKAVAAAFKSGPLPDNPTIKKQIQAAMGWEAPLDRVALITNQVMLLVGTADTIVGTQSSKTLAGLIPGAWLVQFKNGTHHLQFEAPAEFARIVLTFLEMNETVPAPAK
- a CDS encoding GGDEF domain-containing protein is translated as MCISQESLVSGHNNFVSNETSKLCEELQKLGYTDTTSWLAVVLFARNIVTSFSILNQDQKKQAQQVVFNGIAAKDSSTNGFYKIIHGVEDIVADNVRMHSLKSQLALYKSSSHSLAESISDFISNSLSTSTGRDKIVTEFERDVLSLMASKDDANSIILKLRDLVTTMLQHYRDEAKKWEREARKFEQLINIDPMLNTLHNRRSLDNYLTKAIKKSKSKNTPLSLLMIDIDDFKKTVNDVYGHPVGDDVLRTLAKILTDIASKNGFFAARYGGDELVLVCPLTGDEAENHADAIRYAVQNYEFRSRVGGKLTDTIVRFTVSIGVAEYHGDWTADDLLNSADQAMYHGKCKGKNRVSRYCLLHDEK
- a CDS encoding PAS domain-containing protein translates to MSERVTGNGEVSVEGPKSWLSVNTSLYAVVACAILPALSIILYNGFTLREQVLSEARNRLDNLTESIATLQSEKTHLARTLGHTLAALPQVRHFDALDCSNLFAHLLHENKALANIVLLDATGKVQASALPASNDLDLSDRTSFRDAVRTKSFSAGDFMVSRIAKVPVMQFSTPVLDENSRLLGVVLVTYDLGKYHPFFAQLTLPADSRLTLMDRGGVRLLALAKGSDPPPIGQPIVAENWRTIVESKEESGSFIATRYDGTTVLFYFSKLRLLESEPPYMVVLLNIPLSVIYRQADKTLMANLALMAGAALLAMIIARLLGRKLVGRQVEAIKESEERFRQLFDNMQEGLAIYRPVDQGQDFVFVSLNRAGQALGNVTLNDVAGRRVTDVFPSVRQFGLLEAMRRVHSTGEPEHLPLNIYSDNRLTHSAENYVFRLPSGLVVTLFSDTSVQRMAEEALRESERKFRTLFESMTEGAAVHEMVYEAPGKAVDYRILDVNRSFERQTGIDRSKAVGALASLVYGSDAPPYLDIYARVAEGAEPEWFETYFPPLNKHFRISAFSPDKGRFVTIFQDITEAKLLEEKLKKSESKLRATLNSLPAMISYWDANLRNGFANQTYLQWFGINADTIDGMHLRDVIGEESFTSNQPYIQGVLAGTAQAFERAAKNPDGHSIRHSFVQYIPDVADGAVLGFYSLITNITQVKTAEIALMASLREKEVLLKEIHHRVKNNLQIISSLLSLQEKGIENPEAQRILLDCQGRVMSMALVHDQLHRSDNLGGIDMAPYLGELLRRLAIGYKGKRDITMELAIASIALSLDQAIPFGLIANELATNAFKHAFNGVQKGTITISAVRNGQNVAFTIADNGKGLPGDFSLDGQSTLGLQIVTLLANQLHGTLAVESDGGTRFRLEFPIDRD